The following proteins are encoded in a genomic region of Dokdonia donghaensis DSW-1:
- a CDS encoding DUF4271 domain-containing protein: METILREITYHNWITILLVTSLVFLAVAKFLYAQRFEDFITITGADRFIVTRSRGVYIFHPLQLILATIQCIGISLLLYVAFCITTEKLIRDNYDVFLVILAGYSTFEIAKFLTERLSTYAFDIHKKMQPFIYKRLNVKNMLGVFALISSAFIVYQLEPPHILIYSLIILIIVIYTISQFLLLRQYREQIFKHPFYFILYFCTLEIGPYFILYEFITK; this comes from the coding sequence TTGGAAACCATACTTCGCGAAATTACCTACCACAACTGGATCACCATTTTACTGGTGACCTCCTTGGTCTTTTTAGCCGTTGCAAAGTTTTTATATGCACAACGTTTTGAAGACTTTATAACCATAACAGGAGCAGATCGATTTATTGTTACAAGATCAAGAGGTGTATATATATTCCACCCATTACAGCTTATTCTTGCGACGATACAATGTATAGGTATATCCTTATTACTCTATGTTGCCTTTTGTATTACTACTGAGAAGCTCATACGTGATAATTATGACGTTTTTCTCGTCATCCTTGCGGGATACTCAACCTTTGAAATTGCGAAATTCTTAACAGAACGGCTTTCAACTTATGCATTTGACATTCATAAAAAGATGCAACCTTTCATTTATAAGCGTCTTAATGTTAAAAATATGTTAGGGGTATTTGCGTTAATCAGTAGTGCATTTATCGTCTATCAACTAGAACCTCCTCATATACTTATCTATAGCCTCATTATACTCATTATTGTGATTTATACGATATCACAATTTTTACTTTTAAGACAGTATAGAGAACAAATTTTTAAACATCCTTTTTATTTTATTTTGTATTTTTGCACTCTCGAAATTGGACCCTACTTCATTTTGTATGAATTCATTACAAAGTAA
- a CDS encoding YHS domain-containing (seleno)protein, with protein sequence MRTITFFIIALMSLTASAQETDYNLKKGYAAEGYDVTEYFNNKAIEGDKKYTTTYDGAKFKFASQANLDRFKAAPEEFIPQYGGYCAYAIADKGKKVSVDPETFEIRDGKLYLFYNSWGVNTLDKWNEEGAESLKKKADIEWQSVRTKN encoded by the coding sequence ATGAGAACAATTACATTTTTTATTATAGCATTAATGAGCCTTACGGCCAGCGCTCAAGAGACAGATTATAATCTTAAAAAAGGCTATGCTGCCGAAGGTTATGACGTAACTGAGTATTTTAACAATAAGGCTATTGAGGGCGATAAAAAATATACAACTACCTATGATGGGGCTAAGTTTAAGTTTGCTAGTCAAGCTAACCTAGATCGTTTTAAAGCCGCTCCAGAAGAGTTTATACCCCAGTACGGAGGGTATTGCGCCTATGCGATAGCAGATAAAGGTAAAAAAGTAAGTGTAGATCCAGAAACCTTTGAGATAAGAGATGGCAAGTTATACCTGTTTTACAACTCCTGGGGAGTTAACACCCTTGATAAGTGGAATGAAGAGGGTGCAGAAAGCCTAAAGAAAAAAGCAGATATAGAGTGGCAATCTGTAAGGACTAAGAATTAA
- a CDS encoding polyprenol monophosphomannose synthase: MANAVVIIPTYNEIDNIERLLRNIFALQRAFHILVVDDNSPDGTAQKVQELQGFYKEKLFLLNREKKNGLGTAYIAGFKWALHQEYDYIFEMDADFSHNPNDLIRLYNACAKDGADVAIGSRYVTGVNVVNWPMGRVLLSWGASRYVRFITRMDIYDTTAGFICYNNKVLRAINLDTIKFVGYAFQIEMKYKAYLKKFKIVEVPVVFTDRTKGESKMSSGIISEAIFGVIKMRLQHLFKK; the protein is encoded by the coding sequence ATGGCAAACGCTGTAGTTATTATACCCACCTACAACGAGATTGACAATATAGAGAGGCTGTTACGCAATATTTTTGCCTTACAGAGGGCCTTTCATATTCTTGTGGTTGATGATAATTCTCCAGACGGTACCGCCCAAAAGGTACAAGAACTTCAAGGTTTTTATAAAGAAAAGCTATTTCTTCTTAATAGAGAAAAGAAGAATGGTCTGGGTACAGCATACATAGCTGGTTTTAAGTGGGCGCTGCACCAAGAATACGATTATATATTTGAGATGGATGCAGATTTTTCTCATAACCCTAACGATCTTATAAGGCTTTATAACGCTTGTGCAAAAGATGGAGCAGATGTTGCTATAGGCTCTAGGTATGTGACGGGTGTAAATGTTGTAAACTGGCCTATGGGTAGAGTGCTACTAAGCTGGGGAGCTTCAAGGTATGTGCGTTTTATAACGCGTATGGATATTTATGATACTACAGCAGGGTTTATATGCTATAATAATAAGGTGCTAAGGGCTATAAATTTAGACACTATTAAATTTGTAGGCTATGCTTTTCAAATAGAGATGAAGTATAAAGCTTACTTGAAGAAATTTAAAATAGTAGAAGTGCCTGTAGTTTTTACAGATAGAACAAAAGGAGAAAGTAAGATGAGCTCTGGTATTATTTCAGAAGCGATTTTTGGAGTTATAAAAATGCGTTTACAGCATTTATTTAAAAAATAA
- the tyrS gene encoding tyrosine--tRNA ligase, which translates to MIKNFVEELKWRGMVHDAMPQTEEHLMEAMRSAYVGFDPTADSLHIGNLVPIMLLAHFQRAGHRPVALVGGATGMIGDPSGKSSERNLLDEETLRHNQECVRKQLSQFLDFTSGAENQALMVNNYDWMKEFSFLDFIRDVGKHITVNYMMAKDSVKNRLTGESADGMSFTEFTYQMVQGYDFLHLYKNNDCTLQMGGSDQWGNITTGTELIRRIAGGKGYALTCPLITKSDGSKFGKSEGGNVWLDSNRTSPYKFYQYWLNTSDEDAAKYIKIFTFLDREEIEALIETHKEAPHQRALQKRLAEEVTTTVHDEEALKKAIAASNMLFGKSTSEDLKSLDEATFLDVFEGVPQADIAKTEIEAGLDVIAALAEKTGFLKSNGEARRALKENSISLNKEKVGEDRTIQSSDLINDTFILLQRGRKNYFLIRAV; encoded by the coding sequence ATGATCAAGAATTTTGTAGAAGAATTAAAGTGGCGTGGTATGGTACACGATGCAATGCCACAAACAGAAGAACACTTAATGGAGGCAATGCGCTCTGCTTATGTAGGTTTTGACCCTACTGCAGATTCTTTGCACATAGGTAACCTTGTGCCTATTATGCTACTTGCACATTTTCAGAGAGCTGGTCATAGACCTGTTGCTTTAGTAGGTGGTGCTACGGGTATGATAGGAGACCCATCTGGAAAATCTTCTGAGCGTAATCTTCTCGATGAGGAGACTCTAAGACACAATCAAGAATGTGTGCGCAAACAGTTATCACAGTTTTTAGACTTTACATCTGGGGCAGAGAACCAAGCTCTTATGGTAAATAACTATGACTGGATGAAGGAGTTTTCTTTTCTAGACTTTATACGTGATGTAGGAAAGCATATTACAGTAAACTATATGATGGCAAAAGATTCTGTAAAAAATCGCCTCACAGGTGAGAGTGCAGATGGTATGTCATTTACAGAGTTTACTTACCAGATGGTACAGGGGTATGACTTCTTACATCTATATAAAAATAATGACTGTACGTTACAGATGGGTGGTAGTGACCAGTGGGGTAATATCACCACAGGTACAGAGCTTATACGTCGTATAGCTGGAGGTAAGGGCTACGCGCTTACGTGCCCACTTATTACTAAGTCTGACGGAAGCAAATTTGGTAAGTCTGAGGGTGGTAATGTATGGCTAGATTCAAATAGAACATCACCTTATAAATTTTACCAGTACTGGCTTAATACAAGTGATGAAGATGCGGCTAAGTACATTAAGATATTTACTTTTTTAGATCGTGAGGAGATAGAGGCTCTTATTGAGACTCACAAAGAAGCACCACACCAGCGAGCTTTACAAAAGAGACTTGCAGAAGAGGTAACAACTACGGTACACGATGAAGAGGCTCTTAAAAAAGCAATTGCAGCTTCAAATATGCTTTTTGGAAAAAGTACGAGTGAGGATTTAAAATCACTAGACGAAGCTACGTTTCTAGATGTTTTTGAAGGAGTACCTCAAGCAGATATTGCAAAAACAGAGATTGAAGCCGGTCTTGATGTGATTGCCGCTCTAGCCGAAAAAACAGGTTTTTTAAAATCTAATGGAGAAGCTAGGCGTGCGCTTAAAGAAAACTCTATATCTCTTAATAAGGAGAAGGTAGGAGAAGATCGTACTATACAATCTTCAGATCTTATAAATGATACATTTATACTATTACAAAGAGGTAGAAAAAACTACTTCTTAATACGCGCTGTATAG
- a CDS encoding dihydroorotase, whose product MEKILIKDAHIVNEGSILRGDILIHNGVIEEIAESISAKSGDVHIFDAEGQYLLPGVIDDQVHFREPGLTHKANIATESRAAVAGGITSFIEMPNTNPQTTTVEKLEEKFEIASKTSAANYSFMFGGTNDNLDEILKVDKKSVAGLKLFLGSSTGNMLVDNEAVLEKIFKSTDMVISTHCEDEETIRENLAIYKERYGDDIPMNLHPIIRSEEACYISSSRAIELAKKTGARLHVFHLSTGKETALFDNSIPLAEKKITAEVCIHHLWFSDADYDEKGSRIKWNPAVKTAQDRDMLFQALLDDKIDVIATDHAPHTIEEKDNVYTKAPSGGPLVQHALPAMLEFYHQGKISLEKIVEKMCHNPAILFQVEKRGYIRKGYKADLVLVDLNAPWTVNKDNILYKCGWSPFEGTTFKSRITHTFVNGRLAYKNFKVYDELFGERLTFDR is encoded by the coding sequence ATGGAAAAAATATTAATTAAAGATGCACATATTGTTAATGAGGGATCTATCTTAAGAGGAGATATACTTATTCACAATGGGGTGATAGAGGAAATTGCAGAGAGTATTAGTGCAAAATCTGGAGATGTCCATATTTTTGATGCAGAGGGTCAATACTTATTACCGGGAGTTATAGATGACCAAGTGCACTTTAGAGAGCCTGGCTTAACCCACAAAGCAAACATAGCTACAGAGTCTAGAGCAGCTGTTGCTGGAGGGATTACTTCTTTTATAGAAATGCCTAATACTAACCCACAAACTACTACTGTAGAAAAACTGGAGGAGAAGTTTGAGATTGCTAGTAAAACATCTGCTGCAAACTATTCTTTTATGTTTGGAGGGACTAACGATAATCTTGACGAAATCTTAAAAGTAGATAAGAAAAGTGTTGCGGGTCTTAAATTATTTTTAGGAAGCTCTACGGGTAATATGCTGGTTGATAACGAGGCTGTACTTGAAAAGATTTTTAAGTCTACAGATATGGTTATCTCAACCCACTGTGAAGATGAAGAGACCATTAGAGAGAATCTAGCAATATATAAAGAGCGTTATGGTGATGATATACCTATGAATCTTCACCCTATTATTAGAAGTGAAGAAGCTTGTTACATATCATCTTCTAGAGCAATAGAACTTGCTAAAAAAACTGGAGCAAGACTTCACGTTTTTCACTTATCTACGGGTAAGGAAACAGCGCTGTTTGATAATAGCATCCCACTAGCCGAAAAGAAGATTACAGCAGAGGTTTGTATACATCACCTTTGGTTTTCTGATGCAGATTATGATGAGAAAGGGTCCAGAATAAAATGGAATCCAGCTGTAAAAACTGCTCAAGATCGCGATATGCTTTTTCAAGCACTACTGGATGATAAAATAGATGTAATTGCAACAGATCACGCACCACATACTATTGAAGAAAAAGATAATGTATATACAAAGGCTCCTAGTGGTGGACCATTAGTTCAACACGCCCTGCCGGCTATGTTAGAATTTTATCACCAGGGTAAAATATCTCTAGAAAAGATTGTTGAGAAGATGTGTCACAACCCAGCGATACTTTTTCAAGTAGAAAAGCGAGGTTATATACGTAAAGGGTACAAGGCAGACCTTGTGCTAGTAGATCTTAACGCTCCTTGGACGGTTAATAAAGATAACATTCTATATAAGTGTGGTTGGTCTCCTTTTGAGGGTACTACTTTTAAATCACGTATCACACATACTTTTGTAAATGGTCGTCTCGCTTATAAAAACTTTAAGGTGTATGATGAACTTTTTGGAGAGCGTCTTACGTTTGATAGATAA
- a CDS encoding NAD-dependent epimerase/dehydratase family protein: MILITGSTGLVGRHLLLSLIESGKPVRALYRSEHKKEEVLAYYAFAKAETHTHLIEWALGDITDIPTLSAVFTGVTHVYHCAALISFDPYRFDELTKVNVEGTANVVNLSLSTGVEKLVHLSSIATLASTPNNPITEENYWDPDAKNSVYALTKNGAEMEVWRGTEEGLNAVIFNPGVIIGEGDYTSGSGKLFSYILKKKSYFPTGSTGIIDVKDLVSLMISAMNGSIKQERYIAVGHTVSYKLLFSKIATVLNLKPPSKPLSTVILKVVNTLDMVRGVFVKKRQITSIGYKSLQTESRYRNDKLCSTFNYTPTALTATLDRVAKHLNH, translated from the coding sequence ATGATTTTAATCACCGGAAGCACAGGCCTAGTAGGTAGACACCTACTCCTCTCACTTATAGAAAGTGGCAAACCCGTGCGTGCATTATATCGCAGTGAGCATAAAAAGGAAGAGGTGCTTGCGTATTACGCTTTCGCGAAAGCGGAAACCCACACACACCTTATAGAATGGGCGCTGGGAGATATTACAGATATACCTACACTAAGTGCTGTCTTTACAGGTGTAACTCACGTTTACCACTGTGCCGCTTTGATCTCTTTTGATCCTTATCGATTTGACGAACTCACAAAAGTAAATGTAGAAGGAACCGCAAATGTTGTAAACCTAAGTTTAAGTACAGGTGTAGAAAAACTCGTTCATCTAAGCTCCATAGCTACCCTAGCCAGCACACCAAACAACCCCATTACCGAAGAAAACTACTGGGACCCAGATGCCAAAAACTCTGTATATGCCCTCACAAAAAATGGCGCCGAAATGGAAGTATGGCGCGGTACGGAAGAGGGACTTAACGCTGTTATATTTAACCCTGGCGTTATTATAGGAGAAGGCGATTATACTTCTGGTAGCGGGAAGCTCTTTTCATATATTCTTAAAAAAAAATCGTACTTCCCTACTGGGTCTACAGGTATAATAGATGTTAAAGATCTTGTATCTCTTATGATAAGCGCAATGAATGGCTCCATAAAACAAGAGCGTTATATTGCAGTAGGACACACGGTTTCATACAAGTTACTTTTTTCTAAAATCGCAACTGTCCTAAACCTAAAACCACCTAGCAAACCATTATCTACAGTGATTCTCAAAGTTGTAAATACACTAGATATGGTAAGAGGTGTTTTTGTAAAAAAAAGACAAATTACAAGCATAGGGTATAAATCTCTACAGACAGAAAGCAGGTATAGAAACGATAAGCTATGCAGCACATTTAACTATACACCTACAGCACTAACAGCAACTCTAGATCGTGTAGCAAAGCATCTTAATCATTAA
- a CDS encoding DUF4296 domain-containing protein, translated as MRKLYIIISIISVVTSCQEIPEVQKPEGFIEQPVMEEILYESILINAAQGYNIAKLKLIGLKPDTYVYDKFNIDSATYAQNVAYYTTDIDAYREMNAKVLDRIKAQLAVDDSIETAERKLKDSLRTARAKEIQKEKQEKGKIGNNPNIPTRTVTDSFARKYRKDN; from the coding sequence ATGAGGAAACTTTATATAATCATATCCATTATTTCAGTTGTCACTAGTTGTCAAGAAATTCCAGAAGTTCAAAAGCCAGAAGGCTTTATAGAGCAACCCGTGATGGAAGAGATTCTTTATGAATCTATTTTAATTAATGCCGCCCAAGGGTATAATATTGCAAAGCTTAAACTCATAGGTCTCAAACCAGACACCTACGTGTATGATAAGTTTAATATAGACAGTGCTACTTATGCTCAAAATGTAGCATACTATACCACAGATATAGATGCTTATAGGGAAATGAATGCAAAAGTACTCGACAGGATAAAAGCCCAGCTAGCTGTAGATGACTCAATAGAAACTGCCGAGCGCAAGCTTAAAGACTCCTTAAGAACAGCTCGAGCGAAGGAAATTCAGAAAGAAAAGCAAGAAAAAGGTAAAATAGGAAACAACCCTAATATACCTACTCGCACGGTAACAGATTCTTTTGCGAGAAAATATCGTAAAGATAATTAA